The DNA sequence CTCTACGTGGTGGCGGGCGTCATGAAATGGGTACCGCTGACCACCGCCGGCGTCACGCTGTGCATCGTGTTCGGCATCTACACCGCCGTCATGGCGGACATCCAATTCCTCGGACTACGGCGCCTGCGCTCCGCGTAGCCGCCCACATGCTCACCCGTTTCCACGGTGAGCCGGTGCCGGGCCATCCGCTTGGTGGCCCGGCACCTTTATGTCTAGACCGGTGTCAGCGGTAACCGCAGTGCGCCCGGCGCGGACTCGGGAACGGTCGGATGGTTGGGCTGTACCGGGAAGACGCGCTTGTAGGGCGAACCCAGCTCCGGCCGCGGGTCGAGCTCACCGTTGTTGGGCCAGAACGCCATTGCGCGCTCGGCCTGGGCGGTGATGGTGAACGACGGGTTGACCCCGAGGTTGGCCGATATCGCCGAGCCGTCAGCGACATGCAGTCCCGGATAGCCGTAGATCCGCTGGTACGGGTCGATGACACCGGTCTCGGGAGAGTCGCCGATCGCGCAACCGCCGATGAAATGCGCGGTGAGCGGGATGTTGATCGAGTCCAGGTGGGTGCTCCCGGCGTACCCGTCGACCTTCTCGGCCATCCGGCGGGCGACATCGTGGGCGACCGGTATCCAGTCCGGGTTCGGTTCTCCCGAGCCTTGTTTGGTGGTCATCTTCTTGCCGAACAACCCGCGTTTGAGGTATGTGGTCAGCGAATTGTCGAGTGATTGCATGACCAGCACGATGATCGAATGTTCCGAGGCATTGCGCGGGAACATGGAGCGCATCAGCAAGCCCGGATGCCGCGCATTGGTGAGCCAGGTCCGCGCAAAGCGCCAGGGGCCGCCGTCGGCCATGCCCGTGCCCAGCATGCTCAAGAAATTCGAACCCTTGCCATACCGGCACACCTCGACATGGGTGTTGGGCTCCGGGTGAATCGAGGAGGTGATGGCCACGCCCTGGGCGAAGTCATTGCGCTTGGGGGAGTAGACGACCGGCACTTCCTCGGAGTTGGTGCGGGTCTGCTCACCCAGGCGTGCCGACAGATCGGGCAGCGATCCGGAGTCCTTGAACTTGTGTAGCAGGCGTTGCGTGCCGAGCGAGGCCGCGGAGAAGACCACGTGCCGCGCAGTGAAATCCCGCTTGTTCTTCCGGACCAGGCGGCCGGTCTGCTTGGTGCTGACCACATACCCTTCGCGGTCTTCGAGCGGGCGTACGTCGAGTACCTGCGTCAGCGGGTGGATCTGTGCCCCAGCATGTTCGGCCAGGTACAGGTAGTTGGTCTCGGTGGTGTTCTTGGCGTTGTGCGGGCACCCGGTGAAACACTGTGCGCATCCGATACAGCCGGCACGCTCGGGCCCCGCCCCGCCGAAGAACGGGTCGGGAACGGTCTTGCCTGGCTCGTCGCCGAAGAACACGCCCACGTTGGTGGGGTGGTAAGTGTCCTCCACGCCTAGGTCCTTCGCCACTGCCAGCAGCACCTCGTCCGGTGGTGTGGTGTGCGGTGTCTGTACGACACCCAGCATCCGGCTGGCCTGGTCGTAATACGGCGCCAGCTCCACCTTCCAGTCGGTGATGTGCGCCCATTGCTTATCGGTATAGAACTGCTCCAGCGGCTCGTAGAGCGTGTTGCCGTAGATCAGCGAGCCGCCGCCCACACCCACTGCGCTGGCGATGAACGTCTTACCCAGCACCGTCATCCGCTGGGGGCCGTAACAGCCCAGCCCCGGTGCCCACATGGCCTTGCGGACATGCCAGTTGTTAGGCGGAACGTCTTCGCGTTTCCAGCGCTTTCCCATTTCAAGTACGCCGACTCGGTAGCCTTTTTCGGTGAGGCGGAGGGCCGCAACGCTCCCACCGAAACCGGACCCGATGACGACTACGTCGTAGTCATAGTCCATGCGGTCAACCTACTGGTTGGTTGCCGCTGACGCACTGTAAATCAGGACGCAGCTTCTAGAGCCGCGCGCATCTTTTCGTGGATGGCGTTGATGGCCTGCAGCGGGCGGATCATGACCTTGAACTCGATGATCTTGCCGGCGTCGTCGCAGGTGATGATGTCGACTCCGTTGACGTACTTGCCGTCGATGGTCGACTCGAACTCCAGGGCAGCGGTGTTCCCATCAAGAACTTCCTTGACGTAGTGGAAGTCGCTGTCGGGTCCGGCGAGCGTCGTGAACGCGGCCAGCAAGTACATGGCGGTGATAGCCTTGCCGCGCTGGGGGGTGAACACCACGGGGGAGTAGAAGACGACATCCTCGGCCAGTAGTTCGTCGAGCGCTTCCGGGTTCGCGCCGGAAATGATGCCGTGCCAGGTTTCAACCACGCTGTTGATCATGGGGCGAATATACCAGTCGGTCTACCTGACGCAAGTCCGTCTACAGCTTGCGCAGGCGCAACCTGTTGATCGTGTGGTCGGCGTCCTTGCGTAGTACCAGCGTGGCGCGCGGCCGGGTCGGCAGAATGTTCTCCCGCAGATTCGGCAGGTTGATCGAATGCCAAATCTCCTGTGCGGCAAGGGTTGCCTGCTTATCGGACAGCTTGGCGTAGTGGTGGAAATGCGAGGACGGATTTGCGAATGACGTGGAGCGCATCGCCAGGAATCGGGAGATGTACCACTGCTCGATGTCCTCGATGCGTGCGTCCACATAGATCGAGAAATCGAACAGGTCCGAGACCATCAGGGTTGGGCCGGTTTGCAGTACGTTCAGGCCCTCGAGAATCAGGATATCGGGTTGCTGCACAACGTGTTTCTCGTTCTTGATGATGTCGTACAGCAAGTGCGAGTACACCGGGGCCGTGACCTCATGCGCCCCCGATTTGACCTCGGTGACGAATCGCAGCAGCCCGCGCCTGTTGTAACTCTCCGGAAATCCCTTGCGGTGCATGATGTTCCGTCGAGATAGCTCGGCATTGGGGTAGAGGAATCCGTCGGTGGTCACCAGGTCCACCCGGGGATGGTGATCCCATCGCGCAAGCAGCGCCTGCAGCACGCGGGCCGTGGTCGACTTGCCGACAGCGACGCTGCCCGCCACCCCAATGACAAAGGGGACCAGACGGTCCGGGTGCTGATCTCCGAGGAAGGTCGCGGTGGCGGCAAACAGGCGCTGCCGGGCGGCCACCTGAAGGTGGATGAGGCGAGCGAGCGGCAGGTAGACCTCGGCGACCTCGGTCAGGTCGATCTGCTCGCCCAGACCGCGCAGGCCGATGAGCTCTTCTTCGGTGAGCACCAGCGGCGTGGACTTGCGCAGCGCGCGCCACTGTTTCCGGTCGAACTCCACATAGGGGCTCGGCTCGCTCAGCCGCGGCATCGATGCGCCGCTCGCGAGAAGGAAGAGTGCGTGGATGGGCCGCTTGCGCGAAGACCAACACTCATAGTGGCAAGTCTTGCAGGAACCCTTCGTGAACGCGGCACTAGGGTTGTGTGACATGGGCGATAACGGCGAGTCGGAAAACACCCTAGTTACCGAATATCTGCTGCTTGGGCTGCGATTTGACCGTATCGAAAGTGGATACGTCGACGCGTTCACGGGTGACCCCGCGCTGCGGCAGCGTGTCGAGAACGAGCCCACCCCCAATCCGGTCGAGCTCGCGCGTCAGGCCAGTGCGTTGCGTGGCGAGTTGGCCGCCAGCGACCTGGACGAGGCGCGTAAGGCCTTCATCGACACCCACCTGAAGGCACTGGCCTGTGCCGGGCGCAAGTTCGCGGGCGAGAACATCGGATTTGTGGACGAGGTGCATGACTACTTCGATGTGCGCATTGCCAAGGGCGACGAGGAGCGTTATCGGCAAGCGCACGAGGCCCTCGAAAGTGTTCTGCCGGAGGGCGGTTCGCTATTGGAACGAAAAACGGCCTACGACCGGTCCCAGGAGATCGACCCGAACCGGCTGCAGGAATGTGTGGATGCTTTCTCCAGCGCACTGCGCGACCGGGTACGCGCGGAGTTTCCGCTGCCCGACACCGAGACGGTGACGTATGAGGTCGTCAGCGACAAACCCTGGTCGGGGTTCAACTACTACGAGGGCAACTACCGCTCGACGGTCGCCATCAATTCGGACCTCAAGCAGTATCTGAGTAATGTGCCCGCGCTGATCGCCCACGAGTCCTACCCCGGGCACCACACCGAGCACTGCCGTAAGGAAGCCGGCCTGGTGCATCTGGGGGACCAGCAGGAACAAACCATCTTCCTGGTCAACACCCCGCAGTGCCTGATGGCCGAGGGGCTCGCCGACCTTGCCCTCTACGCGGCAGTCGGAGAGGACTGGGGGCTGTGGGCCCAGGAGATCTACGCCGACCTCGGGCTGCGTTTCGACGGTGAACAGGCGCAGGCCATGGGGCGCGCGCGAGCCGGACTGATCAACGTCCGTCAAGACGCGGCGCTGATGCTGCATGACGAGCACCGCGACGTCGACGAGGTGATCGCCTTCCTGAAACGCTGGCTGCTGGTCTCCGAGGAGCGTGCCCGGCACATGCTCACATTCCTGTCCTCGCCACTGTGGCGGGCGTACATCTCCACTTACGTCGAGGGCTATCAATTGTTGAAGGGGTGGCTGGATCGTCGTCCGCCGGAGCAGTCCCTCACGACCCGCTTCGGGCGGCTGCTGGACGAGCCCCTGGTGGCGTCCACCTTGGTATAGGCGCCTACTAGGCTGAGGGGCATGACGACTTCAGCTTCCAGCGACATTGCGCAGGGCGCGCAGTACGCCGAGACCGCCAGCGCCGCGTACCGTTCGGCCCTGGAGGTCATCGAGACCATCGAACCGCGGATCGCGGACGCGACACGCAAAGAACTTGCCGACCAACGCGATTCGCTCAAGCTGATCGCCAGCGAGAACTACGCCTCGCCCGCCGTGTTGCTCACCATGGGCACCTGGCTCTCCGACAAGTATGCCGAGGGCACCATCGGCCACCGCTTCTATGCCGGCTGCCAGAACATCGATACCGTCGAGGCGCTGGCCGCCGAGCATGCCCGCGAGCTGTTCGGTGCGCCCTACGCGTACGCCCAGCCGCACTCGGGAATCGACGCCAATCTCGTTGCCTACTGGGCAATCCTGGCCACTCGGGTCGAGGCACCGGCTCTCGCTGAGAAGGGTGTGCGCAACGTCAACGACCTGTCCGAGACCGATTGGGAAGAGCTGCGCCACCAGTACGGCAACCAGCGCCTGATGGGTATGTCACTGGACACCGGCGGCCACCTCACCCACGGCTTCCGCCCGAACATCTCGGGCAAGATGTTCCACCAGCGCAGCTACGGCACGGACCCGGAGACCGGGTTGCTGGACTACGACGCGCTGGCCGCGGCCGCACGCGAGTTCAAGCCGCTGGTGCTGGTCGGTGGTTACTCCGCGTACCCGCGCCGGGTGAACTTCGCCAAGATGCGCGAGATCGCCGACGAGGTGGGCGCCACCCTGTTCGTGGACATGGCGCACTTCGCCGGCCTGGTCGCCGGAAAGGTCTTCACCGGCGATGAGGATCCGGTGCCGCACGCTCACATCACCACGACCACCACACACAAGTCGCTTCGCGGACCCCGCGGTGGCCTGGTGCTGGCCACGGCCGAGTACTCCGATGCCGTCGACAAGGGCTGCCCCATGGTGTTGGGCGGACCGCTGTCGCATGTGATGGCCGCCAAGGCCGTCGCCCTGGCCGAGGCGCGCCAGCCCTCATTCCAGGCGTACGCACAGCGTGTCGCCGATAACGCCAAGTCGCTGGCCGAGGGCTTCCTGAAGCGCGGCGCACGCCTCGTCACCGGTGGCACCGACAACCACCTGGTGCTCCTCGACGTGCAGTCCTTCGGGCTCACCGGGCGACAGGCCGAGTCCGCCCTGCTGGATGCCGGCGTCGTCACCAACCGCAACTCCATTCCGGCCGACCCCAACGGGGCTTGGTACACCAGCGGCATCCGGTTCGGCACCCCGGCGCTCACCAGCCGCGGATTTAACGGCGACGAGTTCGACAAGGTGGCCGAGCTCGTGGTCGACGTGCTGTCCAACACGAGTCCTGCGGGAGGCACCGCTGGTTCTTCCAAGGCGAAGTACACGCTCGCCGACGGTGTCGCGGACCGCGTGAAGGCCGCTTCGGCCGAGTTGCTGGCCGCCAACCCCCTGTATCCGGGCCTCACTCTCTAGGGTCTTTAGTCACCACGGCTCGATGTAAAAGCCCCCGGCACGCTGGTGTTTCGGGGGCTTTTACTTATGCTCGCGAAGAGTCGCGCGGCGATTTCACATTTCTGACGCGTCCGGTTAGTGTTACCGCATGGCACAGAAACCTGTACCCAATGCGTTGACTCTTGAGCTGACGGACGTCGTCGCCGAGAACATCGATCGCCATCGCGATACGGCGGAGCTTTGGTACTCCCATGAGCACGTCCCCTATGACCAGGGCGAGAACTTCGCCTTCCTGGGTGGACGCGACTGGGAACCCTCTGACGTCAAGCTGCCCAAGGCTGTTGTCGACGCCATCCAGATCCTGCTGATCACCAAGGACAACCTGGCGGGCTACCACCGCGAGATGGTCGAGCATTTCTCGCTGGAGGTCATCCCGTGGGCGGATTTCATCGGGCGCTGGACCGCCGAGGAGAACCTGCACGCCATCACGCTGCGTGAGTACCTCGTGGTGACGCGCAATGCCGACCCCAGCGCCGACGAGGACACCCGGCTGGCTCACGTCATGAAGGGCTACCGGGCCGACTCGTTCAGCCAGATCGAGACGCTGGTGTTCAATGCGTTCTTCGAGCAGATGCACGCCGTGTTCGTCCGGAACCTGGCCGCGCAGGCCGAGGATGACGTGCTCAAGGGCCTGCTCGCGAACATCGAGAAGGATGAGCGCCGCCACGAGCAGATGTACAGCAATATCGTGCTCGAATGCCTGCGGCTGTACCCCGAGGACACCATCGCCGCCATCAAGGCCCGCGCCGCGGAACTGAAGGTCATCGGCGCCGACATCGACGGTTACGAGGACAAGGTCGCCTCCGTGGCCGAGGCCGGGATTATTGACGAGGTCACCGTCCAGGACGTGGTTCGCGAACTCACCGACAAGTGGGGCGTGACCGAGCGGCTCTGATAACCAGTCGGCTGTTCGCCGAGCGCATACCGCACGCACAGAATCCGGGGGTTCATGTGCACCCGGTATGCGCTCGACGCATTTCAGGGCCCCGCCGCACGCCTGTAACCGGCGTTAACCCGGTGTTAGTCAACACGCTCGATTCGGTGCGCGGCATCCGCGTGTAGGTGCGAGTAGCGTCAAAAGCGATGGCTAGCGACATGCTTTGCTATCCGGGAGGTACTGATCGTGGCGAAAGCGACAGGACCGGCCCCGGTCCTGATGTGGACGGTCTCATGAGGCGTCCACACACGGTACCGACCGCGTCCACGACAGATCGCGTGTGGTGCCGCACGGATGTCAGGAGCGCTCGGTGACTGCTTCAATGAACCCTGGGACAATCCGTACCTATGTGCTCGACACCTCGGTGTTGTTGTCTGACCCTTGGGCCACAAACCGATTCGCCGAACATGAGGTAGTGATCCCGTTGGTGGTGATCAGTGAGCTGGAAGGCAAACGTCACCATCATGAGCTGGGTTGGTTCGCCCGCACTGCGTTGCGGATGCTTGACGATCTGAGGCTGGAGTATGGCCGTCTTGATCAGTCAATTCCTGTTGGGACACAGGGTGGTTCGCTGCATGTCGAGCTGAATCACACCGATCCCTCGGTGCTGCCCGTGGGCTTCCGCACCGACTCCAACGACTCTCGGATTCTGGCGTGTGCGCTCAATCTCGCCGCCGAGGGCAAGCTGGTTACGTTGGTGAGCAAGGACATTCCGCTGCGTGTCAAGGCCGGCGCGGTGGGCTTGGCCGCCGACGAGTACCGGGCCCAGGACGTGGTGAACTCGGGCTGGATGGGTATGGCCGAGCTGGACACGGCTCCTGACGTCATCGACTCGCTCTTTGAGGCCGGCGAGGTCGATCTGGAGGCGGCGCGAGATCTCCCGTGCCACACCGGAATTCGACTACTCGGTGGGACCT is a window from the Mycobacteroides salmoniphilum genome containing:
- the coaA gene encoding type I pantothenate kinase, which translates into the protein MPRLSEPSPYVEFDRKQWRALRKSTPLVLTEEELIGLRGLGEQIDLTEVAEVYLPLARLIHLQVAARQRLFAATATFLGDQHPDRLVPFVIGVAGSVAVGKSTTARVLQALLARWDHHPRVDLVTTDGFLYPNAELSRRNIMHRKGFPESYNRRGLLRFVTEVKSGAHEVTAPVYSHLLYDIIKNEKHVVQQPDILILEGLNVLQTGPTLMVSDLFDFSIYVDARIEDIEQWYISRFLAMRSTSFANPSSHFHHYAKLSDKQATLAAQEIWHSINLPNLRENILPTRPRATLVLRKDADHTINRLRLRKL
- a CDS encoding GMC oxidoreductase, which translates into the protein MDYDYDVVVIGSGFGGSVAALRLTEKGYRVGVLEMGKRWKREDVPPNNWHVRKAMWAPGLGCYGPQRMTVLGKTFIASAVGVGGGSLIYGNTLYEPLEQFYTDKQWAHITDWKVELAPYYDQASRMLGVVQTPHTTPPDEVLLAVAKDLGVEDTYHPTNVGVFFGDEPGKTVPDPFFGGAGPERAGCIGCAQCFTGCPHNAKNTTETNYLYLAEHAGAQIHPLTQVLDVRPLEDREGYVVSTKQTGRLVRKNKRDFTARHVVFSAASLGTQRLLHKFKDSGSLPDLSARLGEQTRTNSEEVPVVYSPKRNDFAQGVAITSSIHPEPNTHVEVCRYGKGSNFLSMLGTGMADGGPWRFARTWLTNARHPGLLMRSMFPRNASEHSIIVLVMQSLDNSLTTYLKRGLFGKKMTTKQGSGEPNPDWIPVAHDVARRMAEKVDGYAGSTHLDSINIPLTAHFIGGCAIGDSPETGVIDPYQRIYGYPGLHVADGSAISANLGVNPSFTITAQAERAMAFWPNNGELDPRPELGSPYKRVFPVQPNHPTVPESAPGALRLPLTPV
- a CDS encoding glycine hydroxymethyltransferase produces the protein MTTSASSDIAQGAQYAETASAAYRSALEVIETIEPRIADATRKELADQRDSLKLIASENYASPAVLLTMGTWLSDKYAEGTIGHRFYAGCQNIDTVEALAAEHARELFGAPYAYAQPHSGIDANLVAYWAILATRVEAPALAEKGVRNVNDLSETDWEELRHQYGNQRLMGMSLDTGGHLTHGFRPNISGKMFHQRSYGTDPETGLLDYDALAAAAREFKPLVLVGGYSAYPRRVNFAKMREIADEVGATLFVDMAHFAGLVAGKVFTGDEDPVPHAHITTTTTHKSLRGPRGGLVLATAEYSDAVDKGCPMVLGGPLSHVMAAKAVALAEARQPSFQAYAQRVADNAKSLAEGFLKRGARLVTGGTDNHLVLLDVQSFGLTGRQAESALLDAGVVTNRNSIPADPNGAWYTSGIRFGTPALTSRGFNGDEFDKVAELVVDVLSNTSPAGGTAGSSKAKYTLADGVADRVKAASAELLAANPLYPGLTL
- a CDS encoding DUF885 domain-containing protein, which produces MGDNGESENTLVTEYLLLGLRFDRIESGYVDAFTGDPALRQRVENEPTPNPVELARQASALRGELAASDLDEARKAFIDTHLKALACAGRKFAGENIGFVDEVHDYFDVRIAKGDEERYRQAHEALESVLPEGGSLLERKTAYDRSQEIDPNRLQECVDAFSSALRDRVRAEFPLPDTETVTYEVVSDKPWSGFNYYEGNYRSTVAINSDLKQYLSNVPALIAHESYPGHHTEHCRKEAGLVHLGDQQEQTIFLVNTPQCLMAEGLADLALYAAVGEDWGLWAQEIYADLGLRFDGEQAQAMGRARAGLINVRQDAALMLHDEHRDVDEVIAFLKRWLLVSEERARHMLTFLSSPLWRAYISTYVEGYQLLKGWLDRRPPEQSLTTRFGRLLDEPLVASTLV
- a CDS encoding acyl-ACP desaturase, producing the protein MAQKPVPNALTLELTDVVAENIDRHRDTAELWYSHEHVPYDQGENFAFLGGRDWEPSDVKLPKAVVDAIQILLITKDNLAGYHREMVEHFSLEVIPWADFIGRWTAEENLHAITLREYLVVTRNADPSADEDTRLAHVMKGYRADSFSQIETLVFNAFFEQMHAVFVRNLAAQAEDDVLKGLLANIEKDERRHEQMYSNIVLECLRLYPEDTIAAIKARAAELKVIGADIDGYEDKVASVAEAGIIDEVTVQDVVRELTDKWGVTERL
- a CDS encoding nuclear transport factor 2 family protein, producing the protein MINSVVETWHGIISGANPEALDELLAEDVVFYSPVVFTPQRGKAITAMYLLAAFTTLAGPDSDFHYVKEVLDGNTAALEFESTIDGKYVNGVDIITCDDAGKIIEFKVMIRPLQAINAIHEKMRAALEAAS